The sequence gttttccttttgtagccagcagcaaaataattgtaacatgacgtgtttgagttaatttacCTACTTAATATCGTACGtcctaaaaataaaaaatgaaaaaaagataTTAATAAAATCGCACATCCCTGCGATCTGAATAtcgcatatcgcggttatcgccatgacacgatatatcgttcagccctaacaTGTACCATTCATTCATAATGTGTGGACCATCGACTTTTATAGGATATAAGCACATTGAATAGATACACCATTTCTGTCATCCAAATATACGTGAATCTTTTTTAATCACATTTAGTGCTCAGTACGTATTTTGAACACCCTGTATGGTTTGCTAGATTGTATGTTTTCGACAGTTAAACActcgcagaaaaaaaaaaactcaactACTAATGTCGTTTTCTAagtgttattttttttaatatgatgCATTTGTACAAAAAGCCATAGGCCTACATGTTTTGATAATAAACCACTTAATTTATTATGTCAATAAAAGAACACTTGATGTGATCATCTGTGGttattgtgttggagtttgATGTAAGTCCAAAGAAGaactagaagaagaagaaaaagaaagaggagCACCTGCTGTTTCATGTTGCCCTCCTTCCTACATGTCCTCAGTTCTACTCAAAACAATGTCCAACAGTTCAGAAGTGCTCAGGAAGAAGCTCCAGCTCCTTTTTGATCCTCTTCTccaccaaaagactgaagttgTTGTCCGTCATCGGAAGACTGTAACTCACGTACACTTGCTTCTTCGTTTTCTTTgctgcaaaacagacaaaaacAGACAATCATTTCAATTCAGTTTAGCTAACACACTAAATGGTTTGCTATACTATGCAGAAGGGCAGCTGATAGATGACTTTTGGAGTCTTGCTGAATGACTTCTTTCCAAGAAATTAATGTGCAcatttgtggtaaaaaaaaacatggtacTTCAGCATGATGCTACATAGAGAACCTCAGTTTCACACATCTGACGAATGAAGAAACGTATCGATTAGCTGACAAGATCTTATGATGGACCGGgtccagtgtgcgaaaaagtacacgtcccaccgtccgggacgtgttatttacaatatcggacaagtagatctttcaattgacttgtccggcggacaagtgacgtgtttcgccccgatttattgacaaatgattgataaattcagtttacaaaaggcagaactccttcgcaaattgtccgtgtccgccattgttcgtttagaagtgttagtttcggttctgcttgtagaTTCATAAGTAAATGTATCTCGCCgatttctgtacagttagacgggggcggaacggggcgggaagtgtagcacagtggccgggttgggaagcaaaatccggttccgagtaggaacaaataacaattgtccggtcccgggattaataagagttgtgaggacaggaggcgaggccgagccccgcggactgcagctctctctctatgctccgtatcagctgatcgctgtgcagctcagcgtccttctctctctctctctctctctctatacacacacacagcgcatccgctgcccgtttaacagcctcatctttgtcaaactttcttatgttctttctctaacacgtaatgaaggttattaagcgttttagctcctgtgttgttaatattgaccgccatttcctttatgaagtgacgcagcctccctgtctgtgtcctcgcgctgtcctcacatccccggacccccagactcggaggagcacagggatgttagtattatttatgaagcagggtatagaaagtacattattgaaatgaaaatactatttatttacttttacaaacagtgagcagctgcagcatgtgtattgcaggacatgtgtaagcgtgcaagcgtctttgagttgtagaaaagcgctaggcctataggctatacatctaatgtattattattattattaggttatgtcctatgtgttggacatgtgtggttggactctgtctcacaggcaggttgcagtgtaacatcagaggagactgggccaattgtacattctcaaactgcaccacttggaaccaactaaacaatgcagagatcatttttatataattgtattcaataaccgtaagaaattcaacagtatgaagtgatttgtaaataggaatacagatttgacttaatgttttcataaatatattttttcccagtttgtcatgggacttatttttaccctctcaaagaaccggaatcgagaaccgaaaataaccggaatcgttcaaatccaaacgatacccaaccctatgtgtgatgcagtaaaagctcaccgctcacttacgttagcggtgtcctaaaaccgtgggaaaatgtaaaatacgatggcgaagaaaaagattccagtggccccaatttttgtccattctggacaagtgaaaaatgtattcggacaagtactctctaaaaactttttctcacactgcggACCCCATCAGTGTTTTGCATGTTTTAGCCAAACATTTACAAAAGCGTGCCAAAGGACTTCCGTGTGTTTCCCCCACACATTCCAAGAAGCCACTGGTTTTTTATTTGATTCTGGTTGGTGTGGAGATTGACCCGTTAAGACTTGAAACTCACATCTGGAGCCAAGCATAGTGAATATCATTatcacttttatttttgtcaaaCTCGTGTATCGTTTTGTGGTTACATAATACATTTACCCAAgtgctgtacttaagtacaactaACAAATAATGTTACACTATTCTATAATAAAATAAAGGGAAAAATACTTTCTGTAAAATAATTTTGATACTTGAGGTAATACTGTAGGCTTGTTCAAGCAGCATTCAGAATGTAGGACTCTTACTTTTAATTGAATATTCGTTGACAGTGCTATTTCTACTTGTACTAAATATataagtacttcttccaccactgcatAGCAGACACTTTTTAAATCAACTCACACATGAAACTGTATTAACACAACTGCAAGATTTGGAGAACTGTTAACACTAAAATGAATTACAAGCAGTTTCAAATATATGGGATAAAACATTCAAAATATAAATGAATATAACCACATCTGAAAATAGCGTTAGTGTTTAATAAGTTATTATAACTTTCTCCATTGACAGCAAAAAAAAGACAATACATTCGTAGAAAAGTAAAACATAATTACCTAATCTCTGCGCTAAGGAATTTGCAGCAGTGTTAGATGGGTCGCCCATGACTAATGTCGATAAAGGCATCGAATCCTGCAGACAAAAAGCAATGAGTAGAACAGCAGTTATTTTCTAGGCAAGACAAAATAATTAGATATCCGACATAAAAAAATAGTGCTAGACTTTCTTATTATCTGTTCGTCAGCTGGTGTTCCTAAATGTGTCAGCTTTGTGTTTGTAGTGTTATAGTCAGAACTGtactttacattacatgtcatttgttagtcgtttttatccaaagcgacttacaaacattcagtactgtggacaatcctcacagaagcaatttggggtgaagtgtcttgcccagagacacaacgacatgctgactgcaataggactcgaacttgctatcccctgattcgaagtccatcaCACTaatcactgagccacagcctccattTTAGGCAGCAGATGTATTAACACTGATGGAACAATCATATACAAATCTAACGTTTTTAATGCTTAAATAAATCAGTCCGTATATTTACAATGAaa is a genomic window of Pseudochaenichthys georgianus chromosome 4, fPseGeo1.2, whole genome shotgun sequence containing:
- the psmg4 gene encoding proteasome assembly chaperone 4, whose product is MSETQNGEVFEAITVHNFSEKILEQSIHFHVMKLSGGFFLWVGSSPVLSNLAVSMSSKYDSMPLSTLVMGDPSNTAANSLAQRLAKKTKKQVYVSYSLPMTDNNFSLLVEKRIKKELELLPEHF